A single window of Corallincola holothuriorum DNA harbors:
- a CDS encoding carboxylesterase family protein produces the protein MAVHCSNEFTKEIIKAVSVKYLLYLPERYTESDRQWPLIVHLHGAGECGDDLELVKGQGIPYLIEAGKQLPFIVLSPQCPEYEQWDPTTIKALIEDISSTHKVDTKRIYLTGFSMGGYGGWTTAIRYPKLFAAIAPICSFANPKHASRLTSLPIWAFHGAKDDCVPAEGAQRMIDAVNSCGGKAKFTLYPEAGHDSWSETYSNGELFGWFLEHEKC, from the coding sequence TTGGCTGTACATTGTTCAAATGAATTTACGAAGGAAATCATTAAAGCGGTTTCTGTTAAGTACTTGTTGTACTTACCAGAAAGATACACAGAAAGTGATCGTCAGTGGCCGTTAATCGTTCACCTTCACGGTGCCGGCGAGTGTGGAGATGACCTTGAGTTAGTCAAAGGGCAAGGGATCCCATATTTAATCGAAGCTGGCAAGCAATTGCCATTTATCGTTCTTTCACCTCAGTGTCCTGAATATGAGCAGTGGGATCCGACAACGATAAAAGCCCTTATTGAAGATATTTCCAGTACTCACAAAGTCGATACTAAAAGGATCTACCTGACCGGCTTCAGTATGGGAGGCTATGGCGGTTGGACAACTGCGATAAGGTATCCCAAGTTGTTTGCAGCTATTGCTCCGATCTGCAGTTTTGCAAATCCTAAGCACGCCTCTCGATTAACCTCATTGCCAATTTGGGCGTTTCATGGGGCAAAGGATGACTGTGTACCAGCCGAAGGGGCGCAAAGAATGATAGATGCAGTAAATAGCTGCGGAGGCAAAGCGAAATTCACGCTTTACCCTGAGGCCGGTCATGACTCTTGGTCTGAGACATACAGTAACGGTGAGCTCTTTGGTTGGTTTCTAGAACACGAGAAGTGCTAA
- a CDS encoding DUF1737 domain-containing protein → MKLYRFVTGPDDVTFCMRVTESINNGWELHGSPTLTFNGESPIAGQALVKEVPDEEFSKGIDLRSY, encoded by the coding sequence ATGAAATTATACCGCTTTGTAACTGGCCCAGACGACGTCACTTTTTGTATGCGGGTCACTGAATCAATAAACAATGGATGGGAGCTGCATGGAAGTCCAACTCTCACGTTTAATGGTGAAAGCCCGATCGCTGGCCAAGCTTTGGTTAAGGAAGTTCCAGACGAGGAGTTCTCCAAAGGCATAGATCTGCGGTCTTATTGA